In the genome of Bradyrhizobium sp. CIAT3101, one region contains:
- a CDS encoding aliphatic sulfonate ABC transporter substrate-binding protein, with the protein MIARRHLLTAALLLAATVAVPARAEDKPTEIRIGTQKGGFFPAVRQRQTLENAFKPLGIEIKWIDFQFGPPLLEAINVGSVDFGYVGDAPPIFAQAGGAKIRYVAAVKSDGNTQAIIVPKESPIKSLTDLKGKRVAFGKGSSAHNLLVAALEKAGLSWSDITPAPLAPADATAAFVKGSVDAWSIWDPYLALAELKENARVLVFDKDVHKPNAFYIANTDFVEKYPSLVAKLNTTFASEGVWANEHHEEVAKAQADATGVDIEAVRRFVDRSNFRVVPLDAEVIVTQQAVADRFAKLGLIPKPVNVSDIVWKWTPGS; encoded by the coding sequence ATGATTGCCCGACGACACCTTCTGACAGCAGCGCTGCTGCTCGCGGCGACTGTCGCAGTCCCAGCTCGCGCCGAGGACAAGCCAACGGAAATCCGCATCGGCACGCAGAAAGGCGGCTTCTTCCCCGCCGTGCGCCAACGCCAGACGCTTGAAAACGCGTTCAAGCCGCTCGGCATCGAGATCAAATGGATCGACTTCCAGTTCGGCCCGCCGCTGCTCGAGGCGATCAATGTCGGCAGCGTTGATTTTGGCTATGTCGGCGATGCCCCGCCGATCTTCGCGCAGGCCGGCGGCGCGAAGATCCGCTACGTCGCCGCGGTTAAATCGGACGGCAATACGCAGGCGATCATTGTTCCGAAGGAGTCGCCGATCAAGTCGCTGACTGATCTAAAGGGCAAGCGCGTCGCCTTCGGCAAGGGATCGAGTGCGCACAATCTGCTCGTCGCCGCGCTCGAAAAGGCCGGCCTGTCCTGGTCCGACATCACGCCGGCACCGCTCGCGCCCGCCGATGCGACCGCCGCTTTCGTCAAGGGCTCGGTCGATGCCTGGTCGATCTGGGATCCGTACCTCGCGCTCGCCGAGTTGAAGGAGAATGCGCGCGTCCTCGTCTTCGACAAGGACGTACACAAGCCGAACGCGTTCTACATCGCCAACACGGATTTCGTCGAAAAATATCCGTCGCTGGTCGCCAAGCTCAACACGACCTTCGCGTCCGAAGGCGTCTGGGCCAACGAACACCACGAGGAGGTCGCCAAGGCGCAGGCGGACGCTACCGGCGTCGACATCGAGGCCGTCAGGCGTTTCGTGGATCGCTCCAACTTCCGCGTGGTGCCACTGGATGCTGAGGTGATCGTAACTCAGCAGGCGGTGGCTGATCGCTTTGCAAAGCTCGGCCTGATCCCGAAACCGGTCAACGTCTCCGATATCGTCTGGAAGTGGACGCCTGGCTCCTAG
- a CDS encoding alpha-D-ribose 1-methylphosphonate 5-phosphate C-P-lyase PhnJ, with product MNAPAYNFAYLDEQTKRMIRRAILKAIAIPGYQVPFASREMPMPYGWGTGGVQVTAAILGPQDVLKVIDQGSDDTTNAISIRKFFAKTAGVATTTSTEDATVIQTRHRIPEASLHSNQVLVYQVPIPEPLRFLEPRETETRRMHALAEYGLMHVKLYEDIARFGHIATAYAYPVKVNARYVMDPSPTPKFDNPKMDNCPALQLFGAGREKRIYAIPPYTQVVSLDFEDHPFEPYRFNAPCALCGAENSYLDEIVTDDKGSRMFVCSDTDYCEGRQAAGHHGSMSAAPYKDKAQGEAQGKANG from the coding sequence ATGAACGCGCCCGCCTATAACTTCGCCTATCTCGACGAACAGACCAAGCGGATGATCCGCCGCGCGATCCTGAAGGCGATCGCGATCCCCGGCTATCAGGTCCCGTTCGCCAGCCGCGAGATGCCGATGCCCTATGGCTGGGGCACCGGCGGCGTGCAGGTCACGGCCGCGATCCTGGGCCCGCAGGACGTGCTGAAGGTGATCGACCAGGGCTCCGACGACACCACCAACGCGATCTCGATCCGAAAATTCTTCGCCAAGACCGCCGGGGTCGCGACGACGACGTCGACGGAAGATGCGACCGTGATCCAGACTCGCCACCGCATCCCCGAGGCGTCGCTGCACTCGAACCAGGTGCTGGTCTACCAGGTGCCGATCCCGGAACCCCTGCGCTTCCTCGAGCCGCGCGAGACCGAGACGCGTCGCATGCACGCGCTCGCCGAATACGGCCTGATGCATGTGAAGCTCTATGAGGACATTGCCCGCTTCGGCCACATCGCGACCGCCTACGCCTATCCGGTGAAGGTGAACGCGCGCTACGTGATGGACCCGTCGCCGACGCCGAAATTCGACAATCCCAAGATGGACAATTGCCCGGCGTTGCAATTGTTCGGCGCCGGCCGCGAGAAGCGCATCTATGCGATCCCGCCTTACACCCAGGTGGTGTCGCTCGATTTCGAGGATCATCCGTTCGAGCCGTACCGTTTCAACGCGCCCTGCGCGCTGTGTGGCGCCGAAAATTCCTACCTCGACGAGATCGTCACCGACGACAAGGGCAGCCGCATGTTCGTCTGCTCGGACACCGACTATTGCGAGGGCCGCCAGGCCGCCGGCCATCACGGCAGCATGAGCGCTGCGCCGTACAAGGACAAGGCGCAGGGAGAGGCACAAGGGAAAGCAAATGGCTGA
- the phnG gene encoding phosphonate C-P lyase system protein PhnG yields the protein MDPVTQHNIQQAQRQAAMAVLAHAEAGEIAARLRTIPLPGHQDLREPENGLVMLRGRVGGDGAPFNLGEATVSRAAVRLASGEVGFGYTLGRDGEKARLIALCDALVQSRDFGGLVERDVIAPLREQLMIRRSRAAEETAATKVDFYTMVRGEG from the coding sequence GTGGATCCGGTGACCCAACACAACATCCAGCAAGCCCAGCGCCAGGCCGCCATGGCCGTGCTGGCGCACGCGGAGGCGGGCGAGATCGCCGCCCGCCTCCGCACGATTCCCTTGCCCGGTCATCAGGATCTGCGCGAGCCCGAGAACGGTCTGGTGATGCTGCGCGGCCGGGTCGGCGGCGACGGCGCGCCGTTCAATCTCGGCGAAGCGACGGTGTCGCGCGCCGCGGTGCGGCTTGCGAGCGGCGAGGTCGGCTTCGGCTACACGCTCGGGCGCGACGGCGAGAAGGCGCGGCTGATCGCGTTGTGCGACGCGCTGGTGCAGTCTCGCGATTTTGGTGGGCTGGTGGAGCGCGACGTTATCGCGCCGTTGCGCGAGCAGCTTATGATTCGGCGCAGCCGCGCGGCGGAAGAGACCGCCGCGACGAAGGTTGATTTCTACACCATGGTGCGCGGTGAGGGGTGA
- a CDS encoding carbon-phosphorus lyase complex subunit PhnI yields MYVAVKGGERAIENAHRLLANARRGDQSVAEVSLDQISEQLGLAVDRVMSEGSLYDRELAALAIKQARGDLIEAIFLVRAFRATLPRFGTSEPVNTAAMRVQRRVSATFKDIPGGQILGPTFDYTHRLLDPSLAEGFVPEAPATSEASTAATPRVMDILGRDGLIESSPQTEDGASVGDLTREPLNFPADRDLRLQNLARGDEGFLLAMGYSTQRGYGRNHPFVGEIRFGEVEVEFAAEDVGFAVPLGAIELTECQMVNQFKGSATEAPCFTRGYGLAFGQSERKTMSMALVDRALRARELGEEVGAPAQDEEFVLSHSDNVQATGFVEHLKLPHYVDFQSELGLLRKLRKEFAEASPDANAPDAMKEAAE; encoded by the coding sequence ATGTATGTCGCAGTCAAAGGCGGCGAACGCGCCATCGAGAACGCCCATCGCCTGCTGGCCAATGCGCGGCGCGGCGACCAGAGCGTTGCGGAAGTCTCGCTCGACCAGATCTCGGAACAGCTCGGGCTCGCCGTCGACCGCGTCATGAGCGAAGGCTCGCTCTATGACCGCGAGCTGGCAGCGCTCGCGATCAAGCAGGCCCGCGGCGATCTGATCGAAGCGATCTTCCTGGTCCGCGCCTTCCGCGCCACCTTGCCGCGCTTCGGCACCAGCGAGCCCGTCAATACCGCTGCGATGCGCGTGCAGCGGCGGGTGTCCGCGACCTTCAAGGACATTCCGGGTGGCCAGATCCTCGGGCCGACCTTCGATTACACGCACCGCCTGCTCGACCCCTCACTCGCTGAAGGTTTTGTGCCGGAAGCGCCGGCGACATCGGAGGCCTCAACCGCGGCGACGCCGCGCGTCATGGACATTCTCGGTCGCGACGGGCTGATCGAATCCTCGCCGCAGACGGAAGACGGCGCCAGCGTCGGTGATCTCACCCGCGAACCGCTGAACTTCCCGGCCGATCGCGACCTGCGCCTGCAAAATCTCGCGCGCGGCGACGAAGGGTTTTTGCTGGCGATGGGCTACTCCACCCAGCGCGGCTATGGCCGCAATCATCCCTTCGTCGGCGAGATCCGCTTCGGCGAGGTTGAGGTCGAGTTCGCCGCCGAGGACGTCGGCTTTGCCGTGCCGCTGGGCGCGATCGAGCTCACCGAGTGCCAGATGGTCAACCAGTTCAAGGGCTCGGCGACGGAAGCGCCGTGCTTCACGCGCGGCTACGGCCTCGCCTTCGGCCAGAGCGAGCGCAAGACCATGTCGATGGCGCTGGTCGACCGGGCGCTACGTGCCCGCGAGCTCGGCGAAGAGGTCGGAGCCCCTGCGCAAGATGAAGAATTCGTGTTGTCGCATTCGGACAACGTCCAGGCGACCGGCTTCGTCGAGCATCTGAAGCTGCCGCATTATGTCGACTTCCAGTCCGAGCTCGGACTGCTCCGCAAGCTGCGCAAGGAATTTGCCGAAGCCTCACCTGACGCCAACGCGCCCGATGCCATGAAGGAGGCCGCGGAATGA
- the phnN gene encoding phosphonate metabolism protein/1,5-bisphosphokinase (PRPP-forming) PhnN: MSETVATANDAAGAIGPGRLVLVVGPSGAGKDTLLRLAQAACADDHDVVFPRRVVTRASSADEDNIALSPDEFARARDHGDFAVHWDAHGHSYALPLEINDDIRAGRAVVANVSRTVIAALRQNYANVVVVAITAPPDVLAQRLAARARNTDGNIADRLTRSVDDASANADVTILNAGSAEYHSRHLLRVIRNECWRE; the protein is encoded by the coding sequence ATGAGCGAAACCGTCGCGACGGCGAACGACGCGGCGGGCGCGATCGGGCCCGGGCGGCTCGTGCTCGTGGTCGGCCCGAGCGGCGCCGGCAAGGACACGCTGCTGCGGCTGGCGCAGGCGGCTTGTGCCGACGATCACGATGTCGTCTTCCCGCGCCGCGTCGTGACGCGTGCATCCTCGGCCGACGAGGACAATATTGCGTTGAGCCCGGACGAGTTCGCCCGCGCGCGCGATCACGGCGATTTCGCCGTGCATTGGGACGCGCATGGGCATTCCTACGCCCTGCCGCTGGAGATCAACGACGACATCCGCGCGGGGCGCGCCGTCGTGGCCAACGTCTCGCGCACGGTGATCGCTGCGCTACGCCAAAATTATGCAAACGTCGTCGTGGTCGCGATCACTGCGCCGCCGGACGTGCTGGCGCAGCGCCTTGCCGCGCGCGCGCGTAACACCGACGGCAACATCGCGGATCGGCTGACGCGCAGCGTCGATGACGCCTCGGCCAATGCCGATGTCACGATCCTCAATGCCGGCAGCGCGGAGTATCACAGCCGGCACCTTCTGCGCGTCATCAGGAATGAATGCTGGCGCGAGTAA
- the phnH gene encoding phosphonate C-P lyase system protein PhnH gives MTTIAELPPGFVDKVLSAQSTFRSVMDAMARPGAVQRIVPMAGTAGPMMRGTAAIALTLFDHDTPLWLDARMSESSDVLKWLKFHTGAPVIQDSSIAAFALISDGVLLPPLERFALGTNEYPDRSTTVIIQVESLDSGPSFELRGPGIDGVATLQASFKPFDLFDQLRFNETLFPRGIDVVLVADDAVVAIPRTTRVTSMGV, from the coding sequence ATGACCACGATTGCGGAACTGCCGCCGGGGTTCGTCGACAAGGTGTTGTCGGCGCAATCGACCTTTCGCTCGGTCATGGATGCGATGGCGCGACCGGGCGCGGTCCAGCGCATCGTGCCGATGGCGGGAACGGCCGGCCCGATGATGCGCGGCACCGCCGCGATCGCGCTGACGCTGTTCGACCACGACACGCCGCTCTGGCTCGATGCGCGGATGTCGGAAAGCTCCGACGTCCTGAAGTGGCTCAAGTTCCACACCGGCGCGCCGGTGATCCAGGATTCTTCCATCGCGGCTTTTGCGCTGATCAGCGACGGCGTGTTGCTGCCGCCGCTGGAGCGTTTTGCGCTCGGCACCAACGAATATCCTGACCGATCGACCACAGTGATCATTCAGGTCGAGAGCCTGGATTCAGGTCCGAGTTTCGAGCTGCGCGGCCCCGGCATCGACGGCGTCGCGACGCTGCAGGCGTCGTTCAAACCCTTCGACCTGTTTGACCAGCTGCGGTTCAACGAGACGCTGTTTCCGCGCGGCATCGACGTGGTTCTGGTTGCCGATGATGCCGTGGTGGCGATCCCGCGCACGACCCGCGTTACGAGCATGGGAGTCTGA
- a CDS encoding alpha-D-ribose 1-methylphosphonate 5-triphosphate diphosphatase — protein MNAKPKDIVIANARIVLADRVIEQGWLALANGRIAEIGEGMAPAGAEDAGGDLIMPGLIELHTDHLEAHYVPRPKVFWNPVAAVISYDGQLATSGITTVFDSLRVWREDGAEEVDGRAGVLAAAITAARDGNLLRADHFLHLRCEIPMPSVVEEAKELIDRPDVKLMSLMDHTPGQRQFRDEGKLRDYYRGKNGGKTDAELDELFAKRFEYQQKYAATNMRQIVSLAHEYKIPLASHDDTTEENVADAVRDGVAVAEFPTTLEAARGLHQAGIDILMGAPNVVRGGSHSGNIAAVDLAREGLLDILSSDYIPSSLLMGALQLPEHAPSISLPAAVRTVTKAPADAVGLTDRGEIAIGKRADLIRVHVAGSVPVVRSVWREGGRVA, from the coding sequence ATGAACGCCAAGCCGAAGGACATTGTGATCGCCAACGCCAGGATCGTGCTGGCCGACCGGGTGATCGAACAGGGCTGGCTCGCTCTTGCCAATGGACGCATTGCCGAGATCGGCGAGGGCATGGCGCCCGCGGGTGCGGAGGATGCCGGGGGCGATCTCATCATGCCCGGCCTGATCGAGCTCCACACCGATCATCTCGAAGCGCATTACGTGCCGCGCCCGAAAGTATTCTGGAACCCGGTTGCCGCCGTCATTTCCTATGACGGCCAGCTTGCGACCTCGGGCATCACCACCGTGTTCGACTCGCTCCGGGTCTGGCGCGAAGACGGCGCCGAGGAGGTCGATGGCCGCGCCGGCGTGCTTGCCGCCGCGATCACGGCCGCGCGCGACGGCAATCTCCTGCGCGCCGACCACTTCCTGCATCTGCGCTGCGAAATCCCGATGCCGAGCGTGGTCGAGGAGGCCAAGGAGCTGATCGACCGTCCCGACGTCAAGCTGATGTCGCTGATGGATCATACGCCCGGCCAGCGCCAGTTCCGCGACGAGGGAAAGCTGCGCGACTACTATCGCGGCAAGAACGGCGGCAAGACCGACGCCGAGCTCGACGAGCTGTTCGCGAAGCGCTTCGAGTATCAGCAGAAGTACGCTGCAACCAATATGCGTCAGATTGTGTCGCTGGCGCATGAGTACAAAATTCCGCTGGCAAGCCATGACGACACCACGGAGGAGAACGTTGCGGATGCCGTGCGTGACGGCGTCGCGGTGGCCGAATTCCCGACCACGTTGGAGGCCGCGCGCGGCCTGCACCAGGCCGGCATCGACATCCTGATGGGCGCACCGAACGTGGTGCGCGGCGGCTCTCACTCCGGCAACATCGCCGCGGTGGATCTCGCCCGCGAAGGTCTGCTCGACATCCTGTCGTCCGACTACATCCCGTCCAGCCTGCTGATGGGCGCGCTGCAACTGCCCGAGCATGCGCCCTCGATCAGCCTGCCGGCGGCCGTTCGCACCGTGACCAAGGCGCCGGCCGACGCCGTCGGCCTCACCGATCGCGGCGAGATCGCGATCGGCAAGCGCGCGGATCTGATCCGCGTCCACGTTGCCGGCAGCGTGCCCGTGGTGCGCAGCGTCTGGCGCGAAGGAGGCCGTGTCGCATGA
- a CDS encoding alpha/beta hydrolase: MKLSVNGAEVFVATGGREFDKSLPTVAFIHGAGFDHSTWALHTRWFAHHGFGVLAPDLPGHGRSAGLSLTSIADMADWTAALLGAAGSAKAYLIGHSMGSLISLETAARHPDKVSALSLIGTAATMTVGPDLLKAAEANSQDANDMVSIWGLGFNAELGGSLAPGLWMHGGAQAVLKSCEPGVLFKDLSACNAYANALTAAASVKVPTTLILGERDMMTPAKAGKALAAAIPHAKTVVVPGAGHMIMAERPDELLAALRG; encoded by the coding sequence ATGAAGCTTTCCGTCAACGGCGCCGAGGTGTTTGTCGCAACCGGCGGCCGCGAATTCGACAAGTCCCTGCCGACGGTCGCCTTCATTCACGGCGCCGGCTTCGATCATTCGACCTGGGCGCTGCATACGCGCTGGTTTGCCCATCACGGCTTTGGCGTGCTGGCGCCCGACCTGCCCGGTCACGGCCGTTCGGCCGGCCTCTCGCTCACAAGCATCGCCGACATGGCCGACTGGACGGCGGCGCTGCTCGGCGCGGCCGGTAGCGCCAAAGCGTATCTGATCGGTCATTCCATGGGATCGCTGATCTCGCTGGAGACCGCAGCACGGCATCCCGACAAGGTCTCCGCGCTGAGCCTGATCGGCACGGCGGCGACCATGACGGTCGGGCCCGATCTGCTGAAGGCTGCCGAAGCCAACTCGCAGGATGCCAACGACATGGTCTCGATCTGGGGCCTCGGCTTCAACGCCGAACTCGGCGGCAGCCTCGCCCCGGGCCTGTGGATGCATGGCGGCGCACAGGCAGTGCTGAAGTCGTGCGAGCCGGGTGTGCTGTTCAAGGATTTGTCGGCCTGCAATGCCTACGCAAATGCGCTGACCGCGGCCGCGAGCGTGAAGGTGCCGACCACCCTCATCCTCGGCGAACGGGACATGATGACACCGGCCAAAGCCGGCAAGGCACTTGCGGCCGCGATCCCGCATGCCAAGACCGTCGTCGTGCCGGGCGCGGGCCACATGATCATGGCCGAGCGCCCGGATGAGTTGCTGGCAGCGTTGAGAGGCTAG
- the phnF gene encoding phosphonate metabolism transcriptional regulator PhnF, producing MSMQDTASSGVALWRLVADGIERGIADGRFAAGDKLPGEMEIAETYRVNRHTVRRALAALAERGIVRAERGSGTYVEAQKLAYPLRSRTRFSEIVGADGREPHGQMIEASDDVATRELARELGLKTGAPLVRIEAIRLADRTPICVSTTWLSAELFPGAGTVFAATRSMTKMLEHYGIRDYRRGATRITAGIVDATDAARLDLPLGRPILVVDATDLDLEGKPLVTKHSRFAAERVEFLVEP from the coding sequence ATGAGCATGCAGGACACCGCCTCTTCAGGCGTCGCATTGTGGCGCCTCGTTGCCGACGGCATCGAGCGCGGCATCGCCGACGGCCGTTTTGCCGCAGGCGACAAATTGCCGGGCGAAATGGAAATCGCCGAAACCTATCGCGTCAATCGTCACACCGTGCGGCGCGCGCTGGCGGCGCTGGCGGAGCGTGGCATCGTGCGCGCCGAGCGCGGCAGCGGAACCTATGTCGAGGCGCAGAAGCTCGCTTATCCCTTGCGCTCGCGCACCCGCTTCTCCGAGATCGTCGGCGCCGACGGCCGCGAGCCGCATGGCCAGATGATCGAGGCATCAGACGATGTGGCGACCCGCGAGCTCGCGCGAGAGTTGGGATTGAAGACCGGCGCGCCGCTGGTGCGGATCGAGGCCATCCGCCTCGCCGACCGCACGCCGATCTGCGTCTCCACGACCTGGCTGTCGGCAGAGCTGTTTCCGGGCGCCGGCACGGTGTTTGCCGCCACGCGCTCGATGACGAAGATGCTCGAACATTACGGGATCCGCGACTACCGCCGCGGCGCCACCCGGATCACCGCCGGTATCGTCGACGCCACCGACGCCGCGCGGCTCGATCTGCCGCTGGGGCGGCCGATCCTGGTGGTTGACGCGACCGACCTCGATCTCGAGGGCAAGCCGCTGGTGACGAAGCACTCGCGATTCGCGGCGGAGCGGGTGGAGTTTTTGGTGGAGCCGTAG
- the phnK gene encoding phosphonate C-P lyase system protein PhnK, with amino-acid sequence MADQDLLETDQPLLVADTLSKSYGRIAACRDVSFSLYPGEVLAIVGESGSGKSTLLQLLSGQLAASGGQVSYRMRDGVTRDLAALGEAERRLLFRTDWGFVHQDPAQGLRMAVSAGANVGERLMAVGWNHYGRIRESASDWLTRVEIDVARIDDAPRTYSGGMRQRLQIARNLVTGPRLVFMDEPTGGLDVSVQARLLDLLRNLVAELHLAVVIVTHDLAVARLLSHRVMVMKGGRVIETGLTDQVLDDPREPYTQLLVSSILPP; translated from the coding sequence ATGGCTGACCAGGATCTGCTCGAAACCGATCAGCCGCTGCTGGTCGCTGATACCCTCAGCAAGTCCTACGGCCGCATTGCCGCCTGCCGCGACGTGTCGTTCTCGCTTTATCCCGGTGAAGTGCTGGCGATCGTCGGCGAATCCGGCTCCGGCAAGTCGACGCTGCTGCAATTGCTGTCGGGCCAACTCGCGGCGAGCGGCGGGCAGGTGTCCTATCGGATGCGCGACGGCGTCACCCGCGATCTTGCCGCGCTTGGCGAAGCCGAGCGGCGCCTGCTGTTCCGCACCGATTGGGGTTTCGTGCATCAGGATCCGGCGCAGGGTCTGCGCATGGCGGTCTCCGCAGGCGCCAATGTCGGCGAGCGGCTGATGGCGGTCGGCTGGAATCACTATGGCCGCATTCGCGAGAGCGCTTCCGACTGGCTGACCCGTGTCGAGATCGACGTCGCGCGTATCGATGATGCGCCGCGCACCTATTCGGGCGGCATGCGCCAGCGCCTCCAGATCGCGCGCAATCTCGTCACCGGTCCGCGGCTGGTCTTCATGGACGAGCCGACCGGCGGCCTCGATGTGTCGGTCCAGGCCCGCCTGCTCGATCTCCTGCGCAATCTCGTCGCCGAACTGCACCTCGCCGTCGTCATCGTCACCCACGATCTGGCGGTTGCGCGCCTGCTGTCGCATCGCGTGATGGTGATGAAGGGCGGCCGCGTCATCGAGACCGGCCTCACCGACCAGGTGCTGGACGATCCGCGCGAGCCCTACACGCAACTCCTCGTTTCCTCGATTCTGCCGCCATGA
- a CDS encoding pyridoxamine 5'-phosphate oxidase family protein — MSVIETVEQLEAIYGAVGDASTVKVADHVTPLYRIFIEKAPFAALATIGPEGIDCSPRGDLPGFVRIHDQHTLMLPDRRGNNRVDSLRNIVRDPRVSLMFLIPGSGNAVRANGRAHLSIDPELLSSFKVEGKAPRSVMVMKVDEIYFQCARAIVRSDLWNPDKRIDPKTLPTPGQILAEMSQNKVGGAEYDRIWPERAAATMW; from the coding sequence ATGTCGGTGATCGAAACGGTCGAACAGCTCGAAGCTATCTACGGCGCCGTTGGTGACGCCTCGACCGTGAAAGTCGCCGACCACGTCACCCCGCTCTACCGCATCTTCATCGAGAAAGCGCCGTTCGCAGCCCTCGCCACCATCGGGCCCGAGGGCATCGACTGCTCGCCCCGCGGCGATCTCCCCGGCTTCGTCCGCATCCACGATCAGCATACTCTGATGTTGCCCGATCGCCGCGGCAACAACCGCGTCGATTCCCTGCGCAACATCGTGCGCGATCCCCGGGTGTCGCTGATGTTCCTGATCCCCGGCTCAGGCAATGCGGTGCGCGCCAATGGTCGCGCCCATCTGTCGATCGATCCTGAGCTGCTCTCTTCGTTCAAGGTCGAAGGCAAGGCACCGCGCAGCGTCATGGTGATGAAGGTGGACGAGATCTACTTCCAGTGCGCCCGCGCCATCGTTCGCTCCGATCTCTGGAATCCCGACAAGCGCATCGACCCGAAGACGCTGCCGACACCGGGCCAGATCCTCGCCGAGATGAGCCAGAACAAGGTCGGCGGAGCGGAATACGACCGCATCTGGCCGGAGCGCGCCGCCGCGACGATGTGGTGA
- a CDS encoding SDR family NAD(P)-dependent oxidoreductase — MADNLKGRVALVTGGSRGIGAAVCRALAEAGAAVAINCREQIGQAEQLAGEIGKQGGRAIVVAADVSQHEAVAHMVERVTTGLGPIDILVNNAGIAITRGIDDLNEDDFDRTILVNLKSVFVCTQAVLPSMRQRKWGRIVNISSGAARGAGSIGPHYNASKAGMEGLTRGYAARLVKDGITVNAVAPSLIATDMMSGQPQLISRIPLGRFGTADEVAKAAMLLVDNAYMTGQTIALSGGMAFN, encoded by the coding sequence ATGGCGGACAATCTAAAGGGACGTGTCGCGCTCGTCACCGGCGGCTCGCGCGGGATCGGCGCTGCCGTCTGCCGCGCGCTGGCTGAGGCCGGCGCAGCCGTGGCCATCAATTGCCGCGAGCAGATCGGACAGGCCGAGCAGCTCGCAGGCGAGATCGGCAAGCAGGGCGGTCGCGCCATCGTCGTTGCCGCAGATGTCTCACAGCACGAGGCGGTGGCCCATATGGTCGAGCGCGTCACGACCGGGCTCGGGCCGATCGACATTCTCGTCAACAACGCCGGCATCGCCATCACACGCGGCATCGACGATCTCAACGAGGACGATTTCGATCGCACCATCCTGGTCAATCTGAAATCGGTCTTCGTGTGCACGCAGGCCGTGCTGCCGTCGATGCGCCAGCGAAAGTGGGGCCGCATCGTCAACATCTCCTCGGGTGCCGCGCGTGGCGCCGGCTCGATCGGCCCGCACTACAATGCCTCCAAGGCCGGCATGGAAGGGCTCACGCGCGGTTATGCGGCGCGGCTGGTGAAGGACGGCATCACCGTCAATGCGGTGGCGCCCTCACTGATCGCGACCGACATGATGAGCGGCCAGCCGCAACTCATCAGCCGCATTCCGCTCGGCCGCTTCGGCACGGCGGATGAGGTGGCGAAAGCCGCGATGCTGCTGGTCGACAACGCCTACATGACGGGGCAGACGATCGCGTTGAGCGGCGGGATGGCATTTAATTGA
- the phnL gene encoding phosphonate C-P lyase system protein PhnL produces the protein MTAMIDVADANKTFTMHLQGGIELPVVRGVTFHVEPGECVVLSGPSGAGKSSILKMIFGNYRCDSGRIGIRHRGALIDLATAEPRQVLNVRRATIGYVSQFLRAVPRVATIDVVAEPLIAGGLARADAQARAGELLHRLNIPERLWQLPPATFSGGEQQRVNIARGFISDLPILLLDEPTASLDAANRAVVVALVAEKKRQGVAMVAIVHDDEIRHLIADRIVDVTSFAAAA, from the coding sequence ATGACCGCCATGATCGACGTCGCCGACGCCAACAAGACCTTCACGATGCACCTGCAGGGCGGCATCGAATTGCCCGTGGTTCGCGGCGTGACCTTCCATGTCGAGCCCGGCGAATGCGTCGTGCTGTCGGGGCCATCAGGCGCCGGCAAATCCTCGATCCTGAAGATGATCTTCGGCAATTACCGCTGTGACTCCGGCCGCATCGGCATCCGCCATCGGGGCGCGCTGATCGACCTCGCCACCGCCGAGCCGCGGCAGGTGCTCAACGTCCGCCGCGCCACCATCGGCTATGTCAGTCAGTTTTTGCGGGCGGTGCCGCGCGTTGCGACCATCGACGTCGTCGCCGAGCCCTTGATCGCTGGCGGCCTGGCCCGCGCCGATGCGCAGGCGCGCGCCGGCGAGCTGCTGCATCGCCTCAATATTCCCGAACGGCTCTGGCAGCTTCCGCCGGCGACCTTCTCCGGCGGTGAGCAGCAGCGCGTCAACATCGCGCGCGGCTTCATCTCGGACCTGCCGATCCTGCTGCTGGACGAACCGACCGCCTCGCTCGACGCCGCCAACCGCGCCGTCGTGGTCGCGCTGGTCGCCGAGAAGAAACGCCAGGGCGTCGCCATGGTCGCCATTGTCCACGACGACGAAATCCGCCATTTGATTGCCGACCGCATCGTCGACGTCACCAGCTTTGCCGCCGCGGCCTGA